The following proteins come from a genomic window of Rhodohalobacter sp. 614A:
- a CDS encoding thiamine diphosphokinase, whose translation MKAVILCDGDIPQKRIIEREISGSDLFIAADGGAYHAQKLGLQPDVIIGDLDSYKVTGTETAEVIHDKDQETNDFEKALAHALNRSATEAVVFGATGKRLDHTLKNLSVLLQFDASFNSILLMDDYAVMKMIHSPFKESFEPGTILSLFPLSGKVEGITTKGLKYPLKNEDLENGVRDGSSNESIEKTVEIEFKKGDLLLLINH comes from the coding sequence ATGAAAGCAGTTATTCTTTGTGACGGTGACATTCCCCAAAAAAGAATCATTGAGCGGGAAATCTCGGGTTCCGATCTATTCATCGCAGCCGATGGCGGTGCGTATCATGCGCAAAAACTCGGCTTACAGCCGGATGTGATCATCGGAGACCTGGACAGTTATAAAGTTACAGGTACTGAAACGGCTGAAGTTATTCATGATAAAGATCAGGAAACCAACGACTTTGAAAAAGCACTCGCCCACGCATTGAACCGTTCAGCAACTGAAGCTGTAGTATTCGGTGCTACGGGAAAACGGCTGGATCACACCCTGAAAAATCTCTCCGTATTGCTTCAATTTGATGCAAGTTTTAATTCGATTTTGCTAATGGACGACTATGCCGTGATGAAAATGATTCACTCTCCTTTCAAAGAATCTTTTGAACCGGGAACCATTCTCTCTCTTTTTCCACTTTCCGGCAAAGTGGAGGGTATTACAACCAAAGGTCTGAAGTATCCTCTTAAAAATGAAGACCTTGAAAATGGAGTTCGTGACGGAAGTTCCAATGAATCCATCGAAAAAACGGTCGAAATTGAATTCAAAAAAGGAGACCTTCTTCTCCTGATTAACCATTAA
- a CDS encoding DHH family phosphoesterase, with protein sequence MFSEFIEKIKNYNHIGVLSHVRPDGDCLGSQVAISKWLQKNGYTVSAFNDDEIPLNLQWLTQAVEIEKPTDAKLDECDLFIMVDGNAIHRFGQFSEWVEGKSVPMWMIDHHPNPADEFDITISVDDASSTCELIYGLYEESDPNQIDSVVAKALYTGIITDTGSLQFESVTPRTVAIVSDLLARGNFRPNEVIEVIYSNKTLPQMRLLSLALETIQLFEDNQIAVMSVTKEMLEETGTTNADCEGFVSYPLSIAKIKAAVLVKDFYDEGIRISLRSRSAVDVNVWARQLGGGGHKKAAGAWHEGPREKAIEKIIEIGAKQLKDIEAPSVL encoded by the coding sequence ATGTTTTCTGAGTTTATCGAAAAAATTAAGAATTATAATCACATCGGTGTACTGTCTCATGTGCGCCCGGACGGTGATTGTCTGGGATCGCAGGTGGCGATCAGCAAATGGCTGCAAAAAAACGGGTACACGGTTTCGGCTTTTAATGACGATGAAATTCCACTGAACCTGCAATGGCTGACTCAAGCCGTTGAGATCGAAAAACCTACGGACGCCAAGCTCGATGAATGCGATCTTTTCATTATGGTGGATGGAAATGCCATTCACCGTTTCGGGCAGTTTTCTGAATGGGTTGAAGGAAAATCGGTTCCCATGTGGATGATTGATCACCACCCCAATCCCGCTGATGAGTTTGATATTACAATTTCAGTGGACGATGCCTCTTCAACCTGCGAATTAATTTACGGGCTTTATGAAGAGTCCGATCCTAATCAGATTGATTCCGTGGTGGCGAAGGCGTTGTATACCGGAATCATTACAGATACAGGTTCGCTTCAGTTTGAAAGTGTAACTCCGCGAACGGTTGCCATTGTATCTGATTTGCTTGCGCGGGGGAATTTCCGGCCGAATGAGGTGATTGAAGTCATCTATTCCAACAAAACACTTCCTCAAATGCGGCTTCTCAGTTTGGCCCTGGAAACCATTCAGCTTTTTGAGGATAATCAAATTGCGGTGATGAGCGTTACAAAAGAGATGTTGGAGGAAACGGGAACGACCAATGCAGATTGTGAAGGTTTTGTCAGTTACCCGCTCAGCATTGCAAAAATTAAAGCAGCCGTACTGGTGAAAGACTTTTATGACGAGGGCATCCGCATCAGTCTTCGTTCCCGCAGTGCCGTTGATGTAAATGTGTGGGCCCGGCAATTAGGCGGCGGCGGACACAAAAAAGCTGCTGGTGCCTGGCACGAAGGTCCCCGCGAAAAAGCAATCGAAAAAATTATTGAAATTGGCGCTAAACAACTCAAAGATATTGAAGCACCTTCTGTTTTATAG
- a CDS encoding S1C family serine protease, translating into MKHLLFYSTIIAGFAVLLSCSNPDAESGISLNPDEEPFSAAYIEEDSSEETRPDSERVFESPTETISANRANAITNAVEKASPAIVSIVVTSPARTYAQDEFFRFFFGEPPRENTSMGSGFVISEDGLVVTNQHVVGRNPSEITISTPDGESYQAELIGSDELTDIALLRIDSNHVFPFVELSNSDEIMVGEWSIAMGNPFGLFDDGNPTVTVGVVSAVNRDFRPDPNNPRTYIDMIQTDAAINRGNSGGPLLNSNGEVIGINTFIYTGGTSAGFVGLGFAIPSNRVEKIISQLLTSGSVVLDYNPGMEFTSMTEQLVYRYRLPYVSGLLVTSVNKDGPAYECGIMPGDIIVRIGQERVASRMHAMALLREYEEGEKMHIELIREGNLYKTEMSLRQKASEE; encoded by the coding sequence TTGAAGCACCTTCTGTTTTATAGTACGATCATTGCAGGTTTTGCAGTTCTGTTGAGTTGTTCAAATCCTGATGCCGAATCGGGCATTTCCCTGAATCCTGATGAGGAACCGTTTTCGGCCGCGTATATTGAGGAAGATTCCTCTGAAGAGACGCGGCCAGATTCGGAACGTGTGTTTGAGTCTCCCACTGAAACGATTTCTGCAAACCGGGCAAATGCTATTACAAATGCCGTTGAGAAAGCAAGTCCTGCCATCGTCAGTATTGTGGTTACGTCTCCCGCCAGAACATATGCACAGGATGAATTTTTCCGTTTCTTTTTTGGCGAACCTCCGCGCGAAAATACCAGTATGGGATCTGGTTTTGTGATTAGTGAAGACGGACTGGTAGTTACAAATCAGCATGTTGTGGGCAGGAATCCCAGTGAAATTACTATTTCCACTCCGGATGGTGAATCGTATCAGGCCGAGCTGATTGGCAGTGATGAACTCACGGATATCGCCCTTTTACGAATCGATTCGAATCACGTTTTCCCTTTTGTAGAACTGAGCAATTCCGATGAAATTATGGTGGGTGAATGGAGCATTGCAATGGGTAATCCGTTCGGGTTATTTGATGATGGAAATCCCACTGTAACGGTTGGCGTAGTGAGCGCGGTAAACCGTGATTTTCGTCCAGACCCAAATAATCCCCGCACTTACATCGATATGATTCAAACCGATGCAGCCATCAATCGTGGAAATTCCGGTGGTCCGCTGTTAAATAGTAATGGCGAAGTAATTGGCATTAACACGTTCATTTACACAGGCGGAACCAGTGCTGGGTTTGTAGGTCTGGGATTTGCCATTCCAAGCAATCGGGTTGAAAAGATTATTTCACAGCTATTAACGAGTGGCAGCGTAGTTTTGGATTACAATCCCGGAATGGAGTTTACATCCATGACGGAGCAATTAGTGTACAGGTATCGGCTGCCATATGTAAGCGGACTTCTGGTTACCAGTGTAAATAAAGATGGACCGGCATACGAGTGCGGAATTATGCCGGGTGATATTATTGTTCGAATCGGGCAGGAGCGTGTTGCCAGCCGAATGCACGCCATGGCTCTTTTACGAGAATACGAAGAAGGTGAAAAAATGCATATTGAACTGATTCGCGAAGGGAATCTTTACAAAACGGAGATGTCTCTTCGCCAAAAAGCCTCAGAAGAATAG
- a CDS encoding RluA family pseudouridine synthase: protein MLIEKEHPQKTEYLLEVPEGQHSDIRLDKYITSFVQNASRNKVQKAIKDGYVLVNGEQQKSSYIMQPGDKIEISLPKPPPQEAKPEAMDLNIVYEDEYLLLVNKTADMVVHPAYGNWTGTLVNGLLHYTQQNLSKADEETLRPGIVHRLDKDTSGLLVVAKTDETHQKLSRQFAKKKPERKYWAIVWGNPPDEGTIEGNIGRSPRDRKIMTVLEEGGKSAVTHFKKIESFDHLALLEIHLETGRTHQIRVHMQHAGYYVFGDKTYGGDSVRYGPNTGSRKKMFENLFNTLERQALHAKTLGFIHPGTDEFVEFNSPLPADFQEVLDKLRENCKPTSNYV from the coding sequence ATGCTCATAGAAAAAGAACATCCTCAAAAAACGGAGTATTTGCTGGAAGTTCCTGAGGGGCAGCACTCAGACATCCGGCTTGATAAATACATCACTTCTTTTGTTCAGAATGCCAGCCGGAACAAGGTGCAAAAAGCCATCAAAGATGGGTATGTTTTGGTGAATGGAGAGCAGCAGAAGTCGTCATACATTATGCAGCCGGGAGATAAAATTGAGATTTCTCTTCCCAAACCTCCTCCCCAGGAGGCGAAACCCGAAGCTATGGATTTGAACATTGTTTATGAGGATGAATACCTGCTTTTGGTAAATAAAACGGCAGATATGGTAGTGCATCCCGCCTATGGCAACTGGACGGGAACGCTGGTAAACGGATTGCTTCATTACACTCAACAGAATCTCTCGAAAGCGGATGAAGAGACTTTGCGCCCCGGAATTGTTCACCGCCTGGACAAAGATACCAGCGGACTGCTTGTGGTTGCAAAAACCGATGAGACGCATCAAAAACTATCCAGGCAGTTTGCCAAGAAAAAACCCGAACGGAAATACTGGGCTATTGTTTGGGGAAATCCACCTGATGAAGGAACGATTGAAGGAAACATCGGGCGCTCTCCAAGAGACCGAAAAATTATGACGGTTTTGGAGGAAGGAGGGAAGTCAGCCGTTACCCATTTCAAAAAAATTGAGAGTTTTGATCATCTTGCGCTGCTTGAAATTCACCTGGAAACGGGACGTACTCACCAAATAAGAGTTCATATGCAGCACGCAGGTTACTATGTTTTTGGGGATAAAACCTACGGCGGAGATTCCGTGCGATACGGCCCCAATACCGGCAGCAGAAAAAAAATGTTTGAAAACCTTTTCAATACCCTGGAGCGCCAGGCGCTTCATGCAAAAACTCTTGGATTTATCCACCCTGGAACGGATGAATTTGTTGAATTTAACTCGCCGCTACCGGCCGATTTCCAGGAAGTGCTGGATAAACTGCGCGAAAATTGTAAACCTACATCAAATTATGTCTGA